Proteins found in one Lutimonas zeaxanthinifaciens genomic segment:
- a CDS encoding PspC domain-containing protein, with protein sequence MNFIDSIRHFFEIRGFDVSARFADKLGIRATNVRLFFIYISFVTVGLSFGIYLTLAFLLRLKDMIYTKRTSVFDL encoded by the coding sequence TTGAACTTTATTGATTCCATAAGGCATTTTTTTGAGATCAGAGGATTTGACGTATCGGCGAGATTTGCTGACAAATTGGGTATTCGAGCAACTAATGTCAGACTTTTTTTTATCTATATTTCATTCGTGACGGTTGGGTTGTCTTTTGGAATTTACCTTACCCTTGCATTTTTGTTGAGATTAAAGGATATGATCTATACGAAAAGAACATCGGTTTTTGATCTGTAA
- the uvrA gene encoding excinuclease ABC subunit UvrA, whose protein sequence is MSINHDSIEVLGARVHNLKNIDVSIPREKLVVITGISGSGKSSLAFDTIYAEGQRRYIETFSAYARQFLGGLERPDVDKIEGLSPVIAIEQKTTSKSPRSTVGTITEIYDFLRLLYARVGVAYSYNTDEKMVSYSDEEIHQLISQDFFEEKALVLAPVIKSRKGHYRELFQQISKQGFLRVRVDGEIQEIERGMKLDRYKTHDIEIVIDRLVINANSSKRLMESIKTAMYHGDETLMVIKQNEDGTISGPRYFSRNLMCPSTGISYPKPEPNSFSFNSPKGACENCNGLGKVQKINLKKIIPDETVSIKNGGLAPLGELKKSWIFKQLQHIADKFGFDLSDPISKIPKEARNLILYGGKEKLEINSKELGVSRRYDIDFEGVSNFIQSQYKDSQSGSIKRWAKGFMDEVDCEVCHGGRLKKEALHFKVNEASITDLSNMDIDHLALWFENLENKLTDKQRIIGEEIIKELKTRIRFLLDVGLNYLSLSRGSKTLSGGEAQRIRLATQIGSQLVGVLYILDEPSIGLHQRDNIKLIESLQKLRDLGNSVIVVEHDKDMMIASDCVIDIGPEAGKHGGEIISNGSPEDLLKGKTLTAEYLNGTKNFPIPELRREGNGKHIVLTGASGNNLKNVTLKIPLGKLIGVTGVSGSGKSTLINETLYPILNRHIYKSVKEPLPYTSIDGLEHVDKVIDVNQTAIGRTPRSNPATYTGVFSEIRSLFAKTPEAQIRGYKPGRFSFNVKNGRCETCKGGGVRVIEMNFLPDVEVECETCQGKRFTRETLEIRYKGKSISDVLNMTIEEAVKFFEHIPKIYLKLKTIEDVGLGYITLGQQSTTLSGGEAQRIKLAAELSKRDTGNTFYILDEPTTGLHFEDISILMKVLNKLVDKGNTVLVIEHNLDVIKLCDHLIDIGKEGGMKGGKILCTGTPEEISLNKESYTAGFLKKELHL, encoded by the coding sequence ATGAGCATAAATCATGACAGCATAGAAGTTCTCGGTGCCAGAGTTCATAATTTAAAGAACATTGATGTAAGCATTCCGAGAGAAAAACTGGTCGTTATTACCGGAATCAGTGGTAGCGGGAAGTCTTCGCTTGCCTTTGATACTATTTATGCCGAAGGCCAGCGCAGGTATATAGAGACATTTTCAGCTTATGCCCGTCAATTTCTAGGAGGCCTTGAAAGACCCGATGTTGATAAAATTGAAGGCCTGTCACCGGTTATTGCCATAGAACAGAAAACTACAAGTAAAAGCCCCAGATCAACAGTGGGTACGATCACAGAAATTTATGACTTTTTGAGGCTCTTGTACGCCCGAGTGGGTGTGGCCTATTCGTACAATACAGATGAAAAAATGGTAAGCTATTCTGATGAGGAAATACACCAGCTGATCAGCCAGGATTTTTTTGAAGAAAAAGCCTTGGTCCTTGCCCCTGTTATAAAATCCAGAAAAGGACATTACCGGGAGCTGTTTCAGCAGATCTCAAAGCAAGGTTTTCTAAGGGTTCGGGTTGATGGTGAAATCCAAGAAATTGAAAGGGGCATGAAACTCGATCGATACAAGACTCATGATATAGAAATTGTGATCGATAGGCTGGTGATCAATGCGAATTCTTCTAAACGGCTGATGGAAAGTATCAAAACGGCCATGTATCACGGTGATGAAACACTAATGGTGATAAAGCAAAATGAAGATGGAACCATCTCCGGACCAAGATATTTTAGTCGTAATTTGATGTGTCCATCCACAGGTATTTCCTATCCCAAACCCGAACCTAATTCCTTTTCGTTCAATTCTCCAAAAGGAGCCTGCGAAAACTGCAACGGGCTGGGAAAGGTTCAAAAGATCAATCTTAAAAAAATAATTCCTGATGAAACCGTATCCATAAAGAATGGTGGGCTTGCACCACTTGGGGAATTAAAAAAATCCTGGATCTTTAAACAGTTGCAGCATATAGCCGATAAATTTGGCTTCGACCTCTCAGATCCAATAAGTAAAATCCCCAAAGAAGCAAGGAATCTTATTCTTTATGGTGGAAAGGAAAAACTTGAAATAAACTCAAAAGAACTGGGAGTTTCAAGAAGGTACGATATTGACTTTGAAGGAGTAAGTAATTTCATTCAGTCTCAGTACAAAGACAGTCAATCGGGTTCCATAAAAAGATGGGCCAAAGGCTTTATGGATGAAGTTGACTGTGAGGTATGCCATGGCGGGCGGCTGAAAAAAGAAGCCTTACATTTTAAAGTTAATGAGGCTTCCATAACAGATCTTTCCAATATGGATATTGATCATCTGGCTCTGTGGTTTGAAAATCTGGAGAATAAACTCACAGATAAGCAACGTATCATCGGAGAAGAAATTATTAAGGAACTTAAAACCAGGATAAGGTTTCTGCTGGATGTCGGATTGAATTATCTTTCTTTATCGAGAGGTTCCAAAACTTTATCAGGGGGTGAAGCACAGAGAATTCGCCTTGCCACGCAAATTGGCTCCCAACTTGTTGGGGTATTGTACATTTTAGATGAGCCCAGTATTGGGCTTCATCAAAGAGATAATATCAAGCTCATTGAATCACTCCAGAAACTTCGAGATCTTGGAAATTCCGTAATTGTCGTTGAGCATGATAAAGATATGATGATCGCTTCTGATTGTGTTATAGATATCGGACCTGAAGCCGGAAAACATGGAGGTGAAATTATAAGTAACGGTAGTCCCGAAGATTTGTTAAAGGGCAAGACCCTGACTGCTGAATATTTAAATGGTACCAAAAACTTCCCCATACCTGAATTAAGACGCGAGGGGAACGGTAAACATATAGTGCTGACAGGCGCCTCAGGAAACAATCTGAAAAACGTCACCTTAAAGATACCTCTGGGCAAATTAATAGGGGTCACAGGAGTTTCCGGAAGTGGAAAGTCCACGCTGATTAATGAAACCCTGTATCCAATTCTGAACAGGCATATTTATAAATCAGTCAAAGAACCGTTGCCCTACACCTCTATAGACGGTCTTGAACATGTTGACAAGGTTATCGATGTCAATCAAACTGCTATAGGAAGGACCCCGCGATCAAATCCGGCAACCTATACGGGGGTATTCAGTGAAATTCGCAGCCTTTTTGCAAAAACTCCTGAGGCCCAGATTCGAGGTTATAAACCAGGTAGGTTTTCTTTTAATGTCAAGAATGGCCGCTGTGAAACCTGCAAGGGAGGCGGGGTTCGTGTTATCGAGATGAATTTCCTTCCCGATGTGGAAGTGGAATGTGAAACCTGCCAGGGTAAACGGTTTACGCGTGAAACACTTGAGATTCGATACAAAGGAAAGTCGATTTCCGATGTATTAAATATGACCATTGAAGAGGCGGTCAAGTTTTTCGAACATATCCCCAAGATCTATTTGAAATTAAAAACAATCGAAGATGTGGGGCTGGGTTATATCACCCTGGGCCAACAATCCACAACCCTTTCAGGCGGAGAGGCACAGCGTATAAAACTGGCAGCTGAATTATCAAAAAGAGATACAGGGAATACCTTCTATATTCTTGATGAACCAACAACAGGATTGCATTTTGAGGATATCAGTATTTTGATGAAAGTTCTTAACAAACTAGTCGATAAAGGCAATACGGTTTTGGTGATCGAACACAACCTGGATGTGATCAAATTATGTGATCATCTGATCGACATCGGAAAAGAAGGGGGAATGAAAGGTGGAAAAATTCTATGTACCGGTACACCTGAGGAAATCAGTTTAAACAAGGAAAGTTATACCGCCGGGTTCTTAAAAAAAGAATTACATTTATAG
- a CDS encoding Lon protease family protein: protein MSVPQKNKLKPGKLRRKIAFSRENWSQVRKQTRPKFFIGQQRALEAFEFGIGNKGTGFNIYVSGYPGSGKLNALKNFLEERARIEEAPGDLCYVNNFKDSYCPKRINLKKGGALIFRNEIGQLIEEARDALIRAFESKEYANKRQGVIDHFKQQEAELFKKIYKRAQENNFAISRTPIEIIVVPVDDQGKPTSDTVFKNYSKEKQEDILRKRDVIMEELKSLLRKNRELERERNNTLIELDDSVSIYAIELLLEELRDKYKDNADVLEHLEEIKSDIINNLSSFLEVGHPSPGFSTGAEKKWMEYDVNIITDNTELEGAPIVMEFNPTYNNLFGKVEHESDMGTMVTDFTLIRGGALHKANGGYLIIPVRDLLMNYFSWDSLKRALNNAQVVIEDASERFGFMSAKSLKPEPVPLQVQIILIGSPLFYYLLYKWDEDFKELFRVKAEFDTSMSYSASHVRDFASVIFKIEKEDDLLPVDLGGIKRILEESCRLAEDQKRISIRFGELSKILHEAHYYALSDTKKEISSEHIEKAIESKYYRSNLIQEKINELIRRNTLMIELEGERIGQINGISVMDIGDIMFGRPNKITVAVASGKEGIIDIEREVKLGGPIHSKGVLILNGFLRDHYAQDKSISMMASLVFEQSYGEIEGDSASSAELYAILSGLSELPIKQGIAVTGSVNQKGQIQPVGGVNEKIEGYFEVCKQFGLNAEQGVIIPRSNRDNLMLKPEVVQAVKEGKFHIWSVESIDQGLEILTGHPAGRKLKQGSYTKNSVHYLVDERIKGLGRNLSGKRKDES, encoded by the coding sequence ATGTCTGTTCCTCAAAAAAATAAGCTTAAGCCTGGTAAACTGAGACGAAAAATCGCTTTTTCCAGGGAAAATTGGTCTCAGGTTCGTAAACAAACTCGCCCCAAATTTTTTATAGGACAGCAAAGAGCCTTAGAAGCTTTTGAGTTTGGTATTGGAAATAAAGGAACCGGTTTTAACATCTATGTGTCAGGTTATCCGGGAAGCGGGAAATTAAATGCATTAAAGAACTTTCTGGAAGAAAGGGCCAGGATTGAAGAAGCTCCGGGTGACCTCTGCTATGTAAACAATTTCAAGGATTCGTATTGCCCAAAACGAATCAATTTGAAAAAAGGAGGAGCCCTGATCTTTCGAAATGAGATAGGACAATTGATAGAAGAAGCCAGGGATGCACTTATCCGAGCTTTTGAAAGTAAAGAATACGCAAATAAAAGGCAAGGGGTTATTGACCATTTTAAGCAACAGGAGGCGGAGCTTTTTAAGAAAATTTATAAAAGAGCACAAGAGAATAATTTTGCTATAAGCAGAACTCCTATTGAAATCATTGTTGTTCCGGTTGACGATCAAGGTAAACCTACCAGCGATACCGTATTTAAGAATTATTCCAAAGAAAAGCAGGAGGATATTCTTCGCAAGCGAGACGTGATTATGGAAGAATTGAAATCTTTGCTGCGCAAAAACAGGGAGTTGGAAAGAGAACGGAACAATACCCTTATTGAACTGGATGATTCTGTTTCGATTTATGCCATCGAATTGTTGCTGGAAGAATTACGTGATAAGTACAAGGATAATGCAGACGTCCTTGAACATCTGGAGGAAATCAAATCGGATATCATAAATAATTTATCGAGTTTTTTGGAGGTTGGCCACCCCTCTCCGGGATTTTCAACTGGTGCTGAAAAAAAATGGATGGAATATGATGTTAATATTATTACAGACAATACAGAACTGGAAGGGGCCCCGATAGTCATGGAATTTAATCCTACTTATAACAATTTGTTTGGTAAAGTTGAGCACGAATCAGATATGGGTACCATGGTAACTGATTTTACCTTGATTCGAGGCGGGGCACTTCATAAAGCGAATGGTGGATATCTGATTATTCCAGTTAGAGATCTTCTGATGAATTATTTTTCCTGGGATAGTTTGAAAAGGGCACTGAACAATGCTCAGGTTGTTATTGAAGATGCCAGTGAAAGATTTGGTTTTATGAGTGCCAAAAGTTTAAAACCCGAGCCCGTTCCCTTGCAGGTGCAGATCATATTGATCGGATCTCCCTTATTCTACTACCTGTTGTATAAATGGGACGAAGATTTTAAGGAATTATTCAGGGTAAAAGCAGAGTTTGATACTTCAATGAGCTATTCGGCTTCTCATGTAAGGGATTTTGCATCGGTGATATTCAAAATTGAAAAGGAAGACGATTTGTTACCTGTGGATTTAGGTGGTATTAAGCGGATTCTGGAAGAAAGTTGTCGATTGGCCGAGGATCAGAAACGTATATCCATTCGTTTTGGAGAATTGAGCAAGATCTTACATGAGGCTCATTATTATGCCTTGTCTGATACGAAGAAGGAAATTAGTTCAGAGCATATAGAAAAAGCGATTGAAAGCAAATATTACAGGTCCAATCTGATTCAGGAAAAGATAAATGAGTTGATCAGAAGAAATACGCTGATGATTGAACTTGAGGGAGAGCGAATTGGGCAGATCAATGGTATATCTGTTATGGATATTGGAGATATTATGTTTGGTCGTCCCAACAAAATTACGGTAGCGGTGGCCTCAGGTAAGGAGGGGATCATTGATATTGAGCGAGAAGTTAAATTGGGTGGGCCTATTCATAGTAAGGGGGTACTTATCCTCAATGGCTTTCTTCGTGATCATTATGCACAGGATAAGTCCATCAGTATGATGGCCAGCCTCGTATTTGAACAGAGTTATGGAGAAATTGAAGGGGATAGTGCCTCAAGTGCCGAGTTGTATGCCATTTTATCGGGTTTATCTGAATTACCTATAAAACAAGGGATTGCAGTTACCGGATCGGTCAATCAAAAAGGACAGATTCAACCCGTTGGTGGAGTCAATGAGAAAATTGAAGGATATTTTGAGGTATGTAAGCAATTTGGCCTGAATGCAGAGCAAGGTGTAATTATTCCTCGTTCAAACAGAGATAACCTGATGCTGAAACCCGAGGTTGTACAAGCTGTAAAAGAAGGTAAATTTCATATTTGGTCGGTAGAGTCCATTGATCAGGGGCTGGAAATTCTTACAGGCCATCCGGCGGGAAGAAAATTAAAACAGGGATCATATACCAAAAATTCTGTTCATTATCTGGTTGATGAACGTATCAAAGGATTGGGCAGGAACCTGTCAGGAAAGAGAAAGGATGAAAGCTGA
- a CDS encoding potassium channel family protein, protein MAFKSGFIKSRFYTALGLLFLLISIGTAGFILIADYEWVNALYMTVITISTVGFKEVEPLDSESKIFTIFLIITSITLFGYIISVITDYIANNKFIEELKMKQVQKKIQKLENHTIVCGFGRNGKQAMAKLGSYNKGCVIVESDPELIEEIELQGDMLYVRGDATSDEVLLAAGIDRAASLITTLPSDADNLYVVLSARQLNGTCTIVSRASIDTSYKKLKVAGADNVIMPDKLGGAHMASLVVTPDIIEFIDRLSIEGESSSNIEELVIENLPEEYTNKSILDLDLRKKTGCTVIGFKTPDKEYMINPDASTKLVPKSKLIVIGRPEEIQKLNKLF, encoded by the coding sequence TTGGCATTTAAAAGTGGATTTATAAAGTCGAGATTCTATACAGCCTTGGGGTTGCTCTTTCTCTTGATATCCATTGGGACCGCCGGTTTTATTTTGATTGCTGACTATGAGTGGGTCAATGCTTTGTACATGACAGTGATTACTATTTCTACCGTGGGTTTCAAGGAAGTTGAGCCACTCGATTCTGAATCGAAAATTTTTACGATATTTTTAATTATTACGAGTATTACCTTGTTCGGTTATATCATTTCAGTGATCACGGATTATATTGCGAACAATAAATTTATTGAAGAACTAAAAATGAAGCAGGTGCAGAAAAAAATTCAAAAACTGGAGAATCACACTATAGTATGTGGATTCGGGCGAAATGGAAAACAGGCCATGGCTAAATTAGGAAGCTACAATAAAGGTTGTGTCATCGTGGAAAGCGATCCGGAATTAATTGAGGAAATTGAATTACAGGGAGACATGCTTTACGTTCGAGGGGATGCTACCAGTGACGAGGTGCTGTTGGCAGCCGGAATAGATAGAGCTGCGAGTTTGATCACAACCTTGCCTTCAGATGCCGATAATTTGTATGTTGTATTGTCAGCCAGGCAATTAAATGGCACCTGTACAATTGTGAGTCGGGCCTCAATCGATACTTCCTACAAAAAATTAAAGGTCGCCGGTGCCGATAACGTCATCATGCCAGATAAACTTGGTGGAGCCCATATGGCCTCTCTCGTGGTCACACCGGATATCATCGAGTTTATAGACAGGCTTTCCATTGAAGGAGAGAGTTCATCAAATATTGAAGAGCTGGTCATAGAAAATCTTCCTGAAGAGTATACAAATAAATCTATTTTAGACCTTGATTTAAGAAAGAAGACAGGATGTACAGTGATCGGATTTAAAACTCCTGACAAGGAATACATGATCAATCCCGATGCATCTACCAAACTGGTTCCCAAATCAAAGCTGATTGTAATAGGAAGGCCAGAAGAAATTCAGAAACTGAATAAATTATTCTAG
- a CDS encoding M28 family peptidase has product MNNFSLTFICCLVIILCTDVLTAQNLEQFKSHTTILSSDKMEGRGTGSKGIRMSGDYISQQFDKIGLQPLKDGTYKQYFPYPDQKEPEANVIGIISASEPTEKSLVFTAHYDGYGIRKTEGTQDSIYNGARDNAVGVAALIELARMYKSEELPPVNLVFIATAGEEFGQHGAEYYLQQPVFKTQEIIFCLNIDGFNVSGKRSDFFMMPRQGVDFVDEIILTAQRSGWMYDPPEWVDGMNTNFDSASFLKRGIPAVTLWTGDRLLGGEKAPKLNFGNIHSPFDEINEDWNWSGVEDHLKLYKRIGDYFMNTNKKVLVKNPEIFQ; this is encoded by the coding sequence ATGAACAATTTTTCCCTTACGTTTATTTGCTGTCTCGTGATCATTTTGTGCACTGATGTGTTGACGGCCCAGAATCTAGAACAATTTAAGTCTCATACAACCATTCTGTCTTCGGATAAAATGGAAGGAAGAGGAACCGGAAGCAAAGGAATTCGGATGTCGGGAGATTATATCAGTCAGCAGTTTGATAAAATAGGATTACAACCATTAAAGGATGGCACTTATAAACAATATTTTCCCTATCCGGATCAAAAAGAACCCGAAGCAAACGTCATCGGCATCATTAGTGCTTCAGAACCTACAGAAAAATCTTTGGTGTTTACAGCCCATTATGATGGCTACGGTATTCGTAAGACGGAAGGTACTCAGGATTCAATATATAATGGGGCAAGAGACAATGCTGTTGGAGTTGCCGCTTTGATCGAGCTTGCAAGAATGTATAAAAGTGAAGAATTGCCACCTGTCAATCTTGTATTTATCGCAACAGCCGGTGAGGAATTCGGTCAACATGGAGCGGAGTATTATCTTCAGCAACCCGTTTTTAAAACCCAAGAGATCATATTTTGTTTGAACATTGATGGATTTAATGTTTCCGGTAAGCGAAGTGATTTTTTTATGATGCCCAGGCAGGGAGTAGATTTTGTTGATGAAATAATACTTACTGCTCAACGAAGTGGTTGGATGTACGACCCTCCTGAATGGGTTGATGGAATGAACACAAACTTTGATTCGGCATCCTTTTTAAAAAGGGGGATTCCCGCCGTCACTTTATGGACAGGAGATCGCTTACTGGGGGGAGAAAAGGCACCGAAACTGAATTTTGGTAATATCCACAGTCCATTTGATGAAATTAATGAAGATTGGAATTGGAGTGGAGTAGAAGATCATTTAAAACTGTATAAAAGAATCGGTGATTACTTCATGAATACTAATAAAAAAGTTCTGGTGAAGAATCCGGAAATTTTTCAATAA
- a CDS encoding TIGR00730 family Rossman fold protein, protein MSPNEEKKIREKLKQKTWNEIKTNDSWAIFKVMSEFVDGYEKLSRIGPCVSVFGSARTKPGETYYELAENIAFKLTQHGYGVITGGGPGIMEAGNKGAHRGGGVSVGLNIELPFEQKDNPYIDRDKNLEFDYFFVRKVMFVKYAQGFVAMPGGFGTLDELFEAMTLIQTKKIGRFPIILVGTAFWAGLIDWIKDVMLKKNGNVSEEDLNLFQIVDTAQEVVDIIDNFYNKHQLSPNF, encoded by the coding sequence ATGTCACCCAATGAAGAAAAAAAAATACGAGAAAAGCTAAAGCAGAAAACCTGGAACGAAATCAAGACCAATGACTCCTGGGCCATCTTTAAGGTCATGAGCGAATTCGTTGACGGATATGAAAAGCTTAGCAGGATCGGTCCATGCGTCAGTGTATTTGGATCTGCCAGGACCAAACCCGGAGAGACCTATTATGAGTTGGCGGAAAACATTGCATTTAAACTGACACAGCACGGCTACGGTGTTATTACCGGAGGAGGGCCCGGTATCATGGAAGCCGGGAACAAAGGTGCTCACAGAGGCGGCGGGGTATCGGTTGGTTTGAATATTGAATTACCCTTCGAACAAAAGGATAATCCCTATATTGACCGTGACAAAAACCTGGAATTCGACTATTTTTTCGTTCGTAAGGTAATGTTTGTCAAATACGCCCAGGGATTTGTAGCCATGCCTGGTGGATTTGGAACGTTGGATGAGCTATTTGAGGCAATGACCCTTATTCAGACAAAAAAAATAGGGCGATTCCCAATCATTTTAGTTGGAACTGCATTCTGGGCCGGGCTCATCGACTGGATCAAAGATGTAATGTTGAAAAAAAATGGGAACGTAAGTGAAGAGGACCTCAACCTGTTCCAAATCGTAGACACCGCTCAGGAAGTTGTGGACATTATCGATAATTTCTACAACAAACATCAATTAAGCCCGAATTTTTAA
- the dinB gene encoding DNA polymerase IV yields the protein MIHLNERNILHMDLDTFFVSCERLIDSRLNSKPVLIGGTSDRGVVASCSYEARRFGIHSAMPMRMAKQLCPEAVVLRGNSGIYSKYSNMVTDIIKENVPLYEKSSIDEFYIDLSGMDKFFGSYKLASELRNKVIKETGLPISFGLSINKTVAKIATGEAKPNNQIKIGKGNEKPFLAPLSVRKIPMVGEVTYKSLCDLGIKKIRTVQEMPYEMMSRVLGKNGGTIWKKANGIDPTPVIQYQERKSISTERTFDRDTTDILKLKSILMAMAQELTYQLRNGNKLTACISVKIRYSDFQTYTMQRRIPYSASDHSIFPVVMELFKRLYQRRLLVRLIGVNFSHLVEGGHQINLFEDSDKVISLYQAMDRIRKRYGSRAVINASGMGAKSIGRSNPFNGEAPPLLANRRR from the coding sequence ATGATACACCTAAATGAAAGAAATATCCTTCACATGGACCTTGATACTTTTTTTGTTTCCTGTGAAAGGCTCATCGACAGTAGGTTAAACAGTAAACCTGTATTGATCGGAGGAACCTCTGACAGAGGGGTCGTGGCTTCCTGCAGCTACGAAGCACGCAGGTTTGGTATTCACTCTGCTATGCCTATGCGTATGGCCAAACAACTTTGTCCTGAAGCTGTTGTACTCAGGGGTAATTCAGGAATCTATTCAAAATATTCTAACATGGTGACCGATATCATTAAAGAAAATGTACCTCTTTATGAAAAGTCATCCATTGATGAATTTTATATTGATCTTTCCGGAATGGATAAATTTTTTGGTTCCTATAAACTTGCGTCTGAATTGAGAAACAAGGTCATTAAAGAAACCGGATTACCTATCTCTTTTGGCTTATCGATCAATAAAACCGTTGCAAAGATCGCAACGGGAGAAGCCAAACCCAATAACCAGATCAAGATCGGCAAAGGCAATGAAAAGCCATTCCTGGCTCCTTTATCGGTAAGAAAAATTCCCATGGTTGGAGAGGTGACCTATAAATCGCTTTGTGATCTGGGCATTAAAAAGATCCGAACCGTACAGGAAATGCCTTATGAAATGATGTCCAGAGTCTTAGGAAAAAACGGAGGCACGATCTGGAAGAAAGCCAATGGTATAGACCCTACTCCTGTGATACAATATCAGGAAAGAAAATCTATCTCTACTGAAAGAACTTTTGACCGTGACACGACCGATATTTTAAAACTTAAAAGTATTCTGATGGCTATGGCTCAGGAACTCACTTATCAGCTTAGAAACGGGAATAAACTAACGGCCTGTATTTCCGTCAAGATCCGGTATTCTGATTTTCAAACCTATACCATGCAAAGACGTATTCCATACAGCGCCTCAGATCACAGTATTTTTCCTGTAGTTATGGAACTCTTTAAACGATTGTATCAGCGCCGTTTACTGGTTAGGTTGATTGGAGTAAATTTCAGCCATCTCGTTGAGGGCGGACATCAGATCAATTTATTTGAAGACAGTGATAAAGTAATTAGCCTGTATCAGGCAATGGACCGTATCAGAAAACGTTATGGGAGCAGGGCTGTAATTAATGCCTCTGGAATGGGAGCCAAAAGTATAGGAAGAAGCAATCCATTTAACGGAGAGGCTCCTCCCTTACTTGCCAACAGAAGAAGATAA
- a CDS encoding SDR family oxidoreductase, protein MVKKLVITGSNGLLGQKLVKLFLDKRNYEIFALSRGENRLSNKEGYQYIEIDLLDRNLLEKTLLEIAPDIIIHTAAMTNVDACELNPEECDQMNIEVVKNLIDYCQGREVYFVHLSTDFIFDGKKTGLYKEDDPANPVNHYGLSKWKSEKLLRSSGIKHSVLRTILVYGLVDRNDRSNIVLWVKDSLESGKVIRVVTDQLRMPTYAEDLAEACWLAVSKEAQGVFNVSCNTLLSIHEIALAVADEFNLDKNLIKPVETNALNLPAERPVRTGFDLDKSVKEINLPLYSFTERLQAFKNQLDSYYGSRSS, encoded by the coding sequence ATGGTCAAAAAACTTGTCATAACCGGAAGTAACGGACTGTTGGGTCAAAAATTGGTCAAGTTATTTCTGGATAAAAGAAACTATGAAATTTTTGCCTTATCAAGAGGTGAAAACAGATTGTCCAATAAAGAAGGATACCAGTATATTGAAATTGATCTGTTGGACAGAAATTTGCTTGAAAAGACCTTATTAGAAATCGCTCCGGACATTATAATTCATACTGCGGCGATGACCAATGTTGATGCCTGCGAGTTAAACCCTGAAGAATGCGATCAAATGAATATTGAGGTGGTTAAGAACCTGATAGATTATTGTCAGGGCAGGGAGGTTTATTTTGTGCATCTTTCCACTGATTTTATTTTTGATGGCAAGAAGACAGGCCTCTATAAAGAAGATGATCCTGCGAACCCTGTTAATCATTATGGTCTTTCCAAATGGAAATCAGAAAAGTTGTTAAGATCTTCGGGGATAAAGCATTCTGTACTTCGAACCATTCTTGTTTACGGCCTGGTTGACAGAAATGATCGTAGCAATATTGTTCTTTGGGTCAAGGATTCTCTTGAGAGTGGTAAAGTAATTAGGGTTGTTACTGACCAGCTTCGAATGCCTACCTATGCAGAAGATCTTGCTGAAGCTTGCTGGCTTGCAGTTTCAAAAGAAGCTCAAGGGGTCTTCAATGTGTCTTGTAACACCTTACTTAGTATCCATGAGATTGCGTTAGCCGTGGCAGATGAATTTAATCTCGACAAAAATTTGATCAAGCCTGTTGAAACAAATGCCCTTAATCTTCCGGCGGAAAGACCGGTTCGTACAGGTTTTGACCTTGATAAGTCAGTAAAAGAAATTAATTTACCTCTATATTCTTTTACTGAAAGGCTTCAAGCTTTTAAGAATCAACTCGATAGCTATTACGGTTCCAGAAGCTCCTAA